TAGATGAAACCTTAATGGTGCCCATGGGTAAAGTGGGcttgttgcagcagcagagaggaggatcTAGATAAGAATCAAACAAATAGAAAGTACTAAAGATAATGCTGCATGCAATTATTACAACAGAGCATAATGCTGACAGATTCCATGGACGTAGTGGATAGAGTAGTAGCTATAGTTCATTAAAAAAGGGTGTAGATTTAAGGAAATAGAAAAGTAGAGGTGGTCCAGAAGGGTTATAACTTACTAGAGTGAAAAATGTGCACCAAAGCTCCACCAATCGATATATTTTATGAACAATGGATCAAATCACTGTGTAATGTCTGATGTTCAAACCTCCAGCGGCAGGAGGTGGCTGGATTCACTGACAGAACTCTGATAGACCCACTTAAACTAACTGCCTTGcacaaaatggcagaaaaaagcaTGTGTGCATCTAGCAAGTTAAAGAGACGCAGATTTTTGTCGGgaggagaccaaaccagagccaaaagcaaagtgaatattggacttacattctCACAGGTGGTCAGACACACGACTCAAAAAGGgtgctgatgttgctctgtgtctgctggatgtgtaacgAGGCAACTCTTTGCTCACATGTTCATTTGCTAGGTGGTAAAATGTCAGcgttgtgttttcagcttgttccCCCCTGGTGGCcatgcagctttaatgttcatGGGAGCGTGGTGACTTGGATCGCTGGATAATCCTCAGAGCCAACCATTTTTGTATGGACTGTTTCACCAGTAGGAAGTAGTTCAAAATGGTTTACAATGTGTATGGAGATCCAGAGCGCTCACCCTTATTTCCCTGGTGAGTTTAAAATGGCAAAATCTGCAGCTAAGAAGCAAAAAATGTCTTTCTATAATTTGGCTGAACAGATCCTTTAAATCGGTTTACAGAGGGAAATGAAATTTCCTTTTGCTTCCAAATTATGGGATGACAGAGAGCGTGGTTTAGACCTAAATGCATTTAGGCTGCCTTCAGAAATGTTACCAGGCAATAGTGTGCCAGTGTTTAGCTGGTTcataaaaacctgaaaatgaagatcaacaaaaagaaacaagcaagaagaagaaaattaacaaaaatctacaagaaaaaaaaaaacatgtctgtctgttttagtcAGACATTCTCTCAATTCCCTCCCGTGTGTCCTCAAAAATAAGTGCAACTCTGAAAATACTACTTTCAAagtatttctctgtttctcGTTCCAAACTTGGCGAAAGGTAATTATGTGTTTTCTGCAATTATAGATAACAGCAGTAAAAAACTTACTGTGAAAGCTGCATACAGATTGACTTGATAGTTAAGGCAAGCTGTAGGAGCACTCATTTTAAGATGAgtatttagaaaatgaaaatgaggaaaatatatatatatatatatatatatatatatatatatatatatatatatatatatatatatatatatatatatatatatatatatatatatatatatatatatatatgtatatatatatatttgtttttcccaGAGTAAAACGTGCAAATGGCTATTAACCTGAACCACAGCAGATGGTGGAGGTGTAGCAGAGCACTGTTTTTTTGCACATAGTGGGACCCTATACTAAAAAAGCCACCTTTATATCATTTTAGCCTTCATTATGGTGTCTAAGCAGAGCAGCATTAAACGAGGGATGTGCCAGCCACCTATGGAGCAGATTCACTGATGTATGAAGACATTCCATTGTGGAAATGTTGCCCCTTTGAGaaagtacaaataaaacatatctCCTCTTTGGTTCAACTTCTTTTTCCCATCTCCGGCTTCTCTCCAGCTACATGACTAATGAGCCCTGAATTGCCACAAAGCTGCTGCAAAGTTTTCCTCTTCTGTTCCTCTTCACTCCCTTTTCTTCCAAACtaagaacattttgttgtggCATGTAGAAACCCTCACGCTGCCATCTACATTTTTCACTGCTAAGTCTGGTCGTCTGCCGGGGCGTTGGACAGTAAGGCTTAGCCTCTAATAACCTGCTCCCCTCCTTCCATATCAGATGTCTCCAAAAGCAGCCAGAAAAGCCAAGCCACACTTGTCTGTTAATTAACTCCTCTGATGGAATTGAGGCTGGGAGGGGTGCTGATCACCTTTTTAGCCAGCGCTCGCCCTGTTAGAATATTAAAAGCCTCATAATATTGAACTTACGGAGACAACAATCCATCTCTTTCCTCCTACCTCCCTGCTTTGAATTTTGCTCCCGGCGCCTGCACGTCCGTCAGGCGCTGCTCCATGCAAATCTTGGTGTTGTTGCAGACAAACAAGCATTCAGAAGGGGACTCATTAGGAGTGTGAAACCAACTGATGGAGCTGGAAGACGGGAGGTGTAGGAGAGGTAAAAGCGAATGACATGGATGACCTGAGCCGCAGCAGCCCTTTGGATGAGGCCAGGATGTAAGCGGTATACACGTTGTGTGACAGCTTTGATGAAGACACTCGCATGCTAATCCTTTTGCATTCCTTTGCCATTGCCTTTCTTCAGAACAATAATGAATCTTTGACAAAAATAGCCGCAAGCCTGATGTTCACCATCACACAGTCTAGTACCATACCAGCCAAGTGCATAATGGACTAAATTTAATTGGGATAACATGCAAAACCACAGGTTTGGTCCTTGGTACAGCAACTTTAAATTATGATGCTTACAGATATCAATTACAGTATTTTCCCAGGCAAGCGTTTAAAAGATATGGTTGacattattctttcattttctcattttcaacaGAAATGAACAATACATTACCTTTGCTGTCTATAATTTCCAACTTTCTCACACAGTCTGCAGCTCTAAGCCCCATCAAATCTTTTCCACTGAAGTCtcacaaatgtattattttatttcctgaAACATCTGGACACTGaagtttttagcaaacattgCTCTAATTAACTTTTTTGAGCTGAGCACAATTTTCAGTTGTGGTCTTTTCATGATGCTGAGGCAGTTTGTGCTCATGAAGCAGCAGAATCAAGTTCCTGATGATTTAACTGTGAGACACATGAAGACCTGGCTGCTGACAGGAAGGAGCTTCCTGGAGGAGTGAGTCACTGATCACTGATTTGACTCATTCGTTGATGGAAAACATATTGCAGACTTGCAACATCAGAGCTTTTTgatataaatgtgtaaatattgtAGAGGTGAGATAATAGCACAACtcaatctttttatttttacaggttTCAGGAAATAATTGAGTGGACAAGGATTGATCACCTGCTCATGGCTGAACTGGTACGTAAAATATAGAGGATCCTCAGACTGTAGatcaacatttaaatgttacatATTATATGTTATGTTATCTTCCTGTGAGACTAACTAAAGAGAGATGTTGACAGGCCTGGACCACAGCGAGGCACGACTGTATCAATCAGATGGAACAGGAGCTCCTGGAACAGCTGGACACAGAAAAGCGCCTTTCACAGCGGTTTGGCAGGACGGTCACACTGGAGGGCCTTCAGATGTTTGTTTCAGTTGTGCAtccaggagcagaggaggatgtTCAACGCTTCCTTCCATCGCTGCACGAAAAACTGCTACAAACCTTTGGGCTCATTGAGATGATTGGCAGCCCACTCTCTGCAGGGAACAAAAAACCAGCAGAGCTCttggagctggagcagagcaCTGCACCCCTGGTACCAGAGGTGGTGGACACTGCTGTCAAGTTCCTCCTGGAGGAACCAGAGCAGGAGAACAAGAGCAACGCTGTCAGTGCTGTGATTGGCAAACTGCTGGCTGACTCAGCAGCTCCCTTCCTCTCCAAGTTTGGATCGGTGCCTCAGACTCTTCTGCTTGTTGTCTGCACAATACCCGCCCGTTTCATGGTCGGAGCCATCTACAGGACGTTTGACAAGCGCCTCATGTCCTTCCACCAGATGGGCTATGATGAAAGCTTTTTCTCTGCCAGAGAGGGCGTCATCTCTGCCATCCAGGATATGGGCCATGGAGCGGGGACTGCTGCATCCAGCCGGGCTCACCTTCAGCTCAGCACCTCAGAGGGGCTGGAACATGGACTTCAGGAGAAGAGGGGGGCTTCTCTGGAGGTCGCTTCCTCTGAGGAGCTGGAAGAGGGACTGGTGGAGAAGAGGGAGGCTTTTCCACCAGTCTGTCTGGATGAAGAGATGGCCGCTCTGCCAAATGATGTGACTGAGGGAACATCTTTGGACATGctgaatgctgatgttgctgttcACTTGGACGAGGAACTGGAGGACCCGAAGCACTCTGACAGACTGGAAACTTCAGTTCGGGACTGTGCCGTCCAGGATGTGGATCGAGTGGACGAGCAGACAGCTACATCCACCCACAGTTGTATCCTTCATATATCAACCACATGAcattgaaaacatgaaatattttcatattttgtcacCATCACCAGATGTGCAAGCTCAAATTGTTACCACTAGAATTCCTTTTCCAATCGTGGGTGAAAAGAAATTCCACAAAAATACCTAAACTCTAACAGGCCACAAGCCAATTTATTTCTCCTGAAGGTGTAAAACTGATCTCATACATGTAgttcaatttttaaaaacagctgggcactgtagcttttaacaaatattactcaaacaggagtaaatattGCATTTGCTGGGGAGTATTTTCAGCTGTAAATGAAGACATATTTTGGTTGCTAGTTAGTATTTACCACAGCAGAacagtgtatgtgggattgagtcaaaatgtgtgtgtgtctgtgttcatggGTTTTGGTCAACAATGGAGCTCGATTGCTCCGAGAAATAAGGTGTATCAGGTTATGGCTACATTTACTATTGGAATAAATTGATGATGGCATGCATCTTCCAAATAAAACTCCTTTAAATTACAGAATTATATGATAACCAGAAGGGCTGGTGCCGAAAGTGATTAAACAGAACTTCATTGAGCATGAGGGTAAATGAAAGCATTCGGTTTGGATTGTATTATGCGCTCAGTGCATGGggcaaaaaatgcatttatttcctGCGATGAAGCCGACTTTGCCTCGCTGTTACCGTGTTTCTCCAGCTAAGATATTTTTTGGCCTAATTGCTGCCAGTGGCTAAATCCTATCCATTTGCATCGATCTCCTTTGAAGAGAGATGCAGATGAGCTTAACGAGTGTGCTAATTATGCTCGCTCGGCGTGGGGAGCCTGCTGTAACCACaacgttgtgtgtgtgagtgtgtgtgcatgcgtgtgtgtgtgtgtgtgtgtgtgtgtgtgtgtgtgtgtgcgtatctgAGATTTTATGCCTGTGCATgcctgagtgtttgtttttgtacgTGCAGAAATGCGGGAGACAAACAACCTGACAATAAGAGGAGACTGACTTAGTTTGAATACCATTCAGTGGATTATTAATAAGTCTGAATGTGCTTTGATTACATTGTGTGGAGCTGCACATACAGACAGCTCAGTATCAGAAACAACCTGCGATGCTTTCGGCTAAAGCAAGAAAATGGAACTATTTTGCTGAAAACATCCACAGAACAATATTTTTCAGTGTTGACATGAGAATGGAGACAAAtaccattgtgtgtgtgtgtgtgtgtgtgcgtgtgtgcgtgtgtgtgtgtgtgtacctgaggcTGTTTTGGtccagtgtatgtgtgtgtgcttctctgCCAGCAAGTGTAACGGCAATGACTGGTGTTGTCTCCTCTAGCACACAATAGCCTGGACACCCAGACAAAATGTCACTCGACAGGCCTGTctcttctatctctctctctccctctctctctgtctctctctcccctctttgcTGAAAGGGATGTAATGACATGGACGAGTGACAGAGCTGGAGCATGAAAAGCTGTGACGCCGGGGCACAATACGTACATTTGTGACTAAACATCTCAGAGACATGAAAGCGCCCTAACGGATAGATAATTGGCCGTGGCTGCGGCTTCTCAGAGCCAGCCCAAGACATTGAAGGGATGCAACCGTCAAAACACATCAAGGTTAATGGAGAATTTCAGAAAATGTTGGGATCTTTTTAAATCTCAATATAGGGGTAGGGACGGTGCCACCCGGCTGGGAGAGCTTTTGGCACACAAAGGATATTTCAATGCTTACAGGATTGGGCTGtcctgtttgtgattttttttttagttgctgtttccctgctgtgttttctctctgagaCATGTGAAACTCTAAGTGGAGGACGGTGACAGTGGAGGAGATGGAAGACACATTTCCAGGAGCCAGATTCAGGACTGATTTTTTTGAGTAGTGAGACCTTTGTGGCCTCGCTAGTGTCTCCATCCGTCTTGTTACCTGTtcactaaaaacaaagaaatcttTCTTTTCATGCAGATGAGACGGGCTGTTTCCACTTCATTTGCCTTGCATTGAAATCCCAACGGAGAACAAAGATGCATCGCCACAAAATATACTTAACAATATACCTAACAAGAATAGGAAATTGGATTGGAACAACCCACAGCAGCATGTTAAAGTGGAAGAAAAGTGAAATTCCATTCGTGTATAAACTTGCAGGGAAAGGAAGCAGcattccttgttttttttctcaatggaaGCATCTTTCCTTGTCAGTGTCACACAGTGCCATTGTTGCACTCCTGCAAAAAGGTTGAACCAGGACAACATAAACACAGCAACTGTCATGTAATGTGTAGGCTGCAAGACGAGCTACCTGTTCCCATTTGCTGGAAGTGCTCCCTCGATTTCCTCGTTTAAAGGGAGCGATGTTCCCCTCGTTGTGCGTTTGACTGTTTCCGCGAGAGCTGAATGTTTCCTCGGACGACAGCTCGATCAGGACGAGACAGGCCGGCGGGGGCTAATGGTCTGAGGAGAGCTGACACCTACATGCACATGCTTCTAGTCAAACACGCCAAGGTTTGGCGTAGAGTAAAGCAGTCactggagagcagagcagagcagaggacaggCAGGCTGGCTGGCTGAAGTGAGATGGATTCTGGCTCTTGGAAGAACCTCACAGCACACGGCTGCTGGGACTTCGAGATAATTTGCTGCAGATGTAAAGCCACACTTCATTGTTGTCCTCGCTGTCCCATCTGCCAACGGTCGGGATGAAAAAAAGCTCAGAAGCTGCCGAGTGAACGCCGGCCACAGGTTCAGTTCACAGTTGACGATGAAGGCTTGTGACTCATAAGGCTTATTTTTAATTAGCTACGTggtcattaaaatgtgttaattgtGTGCATTGTGTTAATGCTGTGTCAAAGTCAGCTAAGGACGCGGCTCAACGGAAACCGTGGTTTAGCGACTCTCCAGTAATGCAGTGTGACCCTGTGTAATTTCAATATGATAATTGGAAGAAGTCCCCCTGCTCCCtccctgcacgcacacacacacacaccctctctggACAAACTTTGGCAGATGAGAAAGCAATACAGCACCCCCTTTTGGTAGGCTATCTGCAGGGATTAGTGTACTTTCATCTAAGGGTAACAACAGCATTAGTCCCCAGCACCTCTGCTGGCaggaaaacacatcaaacattaGGAGTAATTTGCTAAGGCAGAGAAATTCACCGGTGCTTCCCAAATTGCAGTGATGGACAAATTGCAGAGTGCTGCACACTAATGCACCCGCTGCACCGCTGAGCCCATCATTCAGCGTTATGTGGCAATTTGGTGCATACGTGGACGCTGAAAAAAGGGCAGCATAAACCCCTTTTCTAAAGCCAAGCAACCCCTCTGTGGagaaaattaattattcatacaaaagcagcacaatagTATAATTCAGCCCCGCcatgaataatgcatttcagATGTGAGCTCTTAAACAAAGCAGaggtacaaaataaaaatgtgcttgattttcttttccatttgcGAGGAGAATGTCATGAATAACTGTGACATTTCTGTCCTCCAGGCTTAGGCGTGATAGTATCGGATTTAACACAAAAATTGTATGaaataagagaataaaatgcttttttacttttacccTGGTTGCATAGTGTCTCCTGCAATACTACATGAGAGCTTTCAAAGTCAGAACTGACCAGCCATAGGAGAGTAACGTGCCTACACTCACATATACATAACCTCAGCAGGAAGCCTGAAGGCATCACAATGCCTGCTGAAGTGTCGTGTCAGTGTCAGATCTGCTTGGCAGAGTTATGAAATTTGCCCGTGGGCTGAAACTGTAACACTATATTCGCCATTTTGGTTCAAGCCTCCACAGTGATGAGGGCCTGCTGGACGCATTCTCATATCCCTGCGCTGCTGCTCTCAAGGACTCGGCGGAATGTCGTAATTAGGACAACGCATGGACGACTCAATCAAGCGCTCTGCGAAGTGAGATGAGTGGGAgcaataatatatatgtatattattattaattaattattaattattagtatatcataatatgtatcatattattttattaaaattattgcTTTTTAGAGTCCTTCTGATATGCGTATTTCGCTTACTTGTTTACATATAATTGTATTGGTAATTTTTGAAAAGATAACCCCACAGCTGATGTGCATTTCTGTTTTCTAGCAGTTGTTTAATATCGTATTACATGTCCAGTTAGATGTTCATACAacttttggttgttttgttggGCATCACGCGTGGAGTTCCCATAATCCGCAGCCTACAAACAGGCAGTGAAGGCAGCAGCGCCGTCAGTCTTCCGCCTgtcgcacacacacgcagccacTAAACATGACCGCCTCTGTGATTGTCCGAAGGTTAGCAGCGCTGTCCGGGGCTTCGGCGGTGGCTGCCGGGGCTTACGGTGCTCACGGTAGGGACCTCACAGCAGCTTACACCCCCAACTCGTGCACGAGTCTGTGCATTAGGCTGGGTAGTAGAACGCAGTCAGGAAAGAGAGGCTTGTCAGCGCTTACTGCTCCAGCCTCCGTCCGAAAAGATGCAAATTTAAGTTTGGCTTCTTTAACGACACAGCTGCGTAACTTTAAAAGAATAACGAATATGTGCTGCTATATTTAACATCCTAATAATCAGTTCGGCATCTAACTTACACACCATGATGCACTAAATTTTagtaaaaaataagaatttgtgTAATCAAGGTGACCCGCCTCCACAGTGTCATGGTGGAAGATGGCTTATCTAATAATGAGTGGGTCAGTGGCAAACGTGCAGTCTGAGGTTCTCGTTCATGCTTAGAGGATGTTGCTTAATGTGACTCGTAGAGACAGTTTTAAAATGGGTGTGTGAGACAGTAGGCTGGCTCATATTATGACATAAGTCTTAATGACATCAGGGGGTCATGATCCATAAAGAAATAATGACTGAATCATTGTGTGGagaactaaaactaaactcCATTAGTTTTCAGTAAGTGTGGGTCATATTCAAATGATGCATACAATATTATGTGATTATTCTTTTCCATATTTCTTGCTTTAGGTTTCAAAAACAGCGACCCAGATGACTACCGGGTAGTGGTATGTAAATAGTGCTGTGAATAGTAAATTATGATATCAGAATGTTCCACTTAATCGCTGCTGCAGTCTCCTATTACACTTTTTTACCTCAGTGATCCTGTATAACTGTATAACCTGATAACTGTAGCAACTCTTTGTACACACTTTCTGAATGCCAGAAgacaggaaaatgttttaaaaaaatatcttctGGGAATGGAGACATTTTTCTGTCTGATCTGATGGACTGGCTCTTGTTCTTGTGAttgatgaaaatgatgtaatgacagtaaccccccccaccccaccctttttttttttcttttacaccaGTGACTCATTTAATATCATCTTGTAGCCCATTTACACTGCACAGTAGTAGCCCTTGCCAAGGTTTTCCAGAGAATCTTTGATTTACTAGAATGATGACTGATTGGAggggcagattttttttctaaaagctgtgtgtgtgtgtgtgtgtgtgtgtgtgtgtgtgtgtgtgtgtgtgtgtgtgtgtgtgtctccagctaTTTGAAACTGCCAACAAGTACCATTTCTACCACAGCCTGGCCCTGCTGGGTGCTGCCCACTCTGGCAAACCTGCTGTGGTGAGTATGGAAGCCCACTGCCAACTCTCAGGGCTGGATACACTCAAGTGTGCTTTTAAATTGAACTAGTGTGATAGTGGGATTCTGCCATCACCTGTCCTCACTCAGGAAATCAGTATTCCAAGGCCATAACTACAGAGGATGCTGGCTGCTTTGAACAGACCTGTGGCTTACAGCTGgcagtgcagcagtgaaatTGTAGTTAcgattttattttctgtgtcctGGTTTTATCACATTATGACTAATAGCATTTGGAACGCATGCTAAACCTGCAGTGCCGAGCATTTGCAACGTAAAGGCTATTTGAAAAAAAGACTTGAACCACAAAATATCTGAGTGGAAATCGTCAAACTGCATGAAAATGAGATGCACGCCAGATTAGGTGTTATCTGTGGGGTGGCCAATCCAATCAGGGTGTCTTGGGTGCCGCGCTTTTGGAGAAGATAATTTGAGCTGCACTCCTACTAGGGGCTCTCCTGCGGTACATGCACAGATTATGGAGTAGTTCAGCTCATTTGAACGAGTAGAAATCATGATctaattaagaaaaagaaaaaaaacaacaaaataatattttaacagTGTTAAATAACATCCAGTGTGAGTAGAAcaaccaaaacaacagcagcatacATTTGGAACACGGTGGGGGGACAGACAGGACTGTGGAGGCTCAGAAAAGTCCTGGTGCTGCACTATCAGAATCGACTTTGGCGTGTTATCAGAGGCAGAACGATGGTTTGTGGCCAAGGCGCAGCACAACATTTGGCCTCCATTGCAAAAATGTTTGGACAGGTTGGTTCGTCATCTGCAGCTTTTCAGCAGTGTAATGTAACTGGCGCCAGGCTGCAGATTTTCAGCTCGCAGCAGAGAACACGCTAAAATCTAGTTTAGAGTAAACTGACATGtgaaaaacagagtgaaaactgtttgtttgtgtccccTTTTGTACAGGCTGGTACCCTCCTGGTAGCGGGCATGGGGATGTTCTGTGGCTCCCTGTACCACCAGGCCCTCACAGGGGACCCTGGTCTACGCAAGGTGGCTCCCATGGGTGGCGTAGCTATGATCGTTGGCTGGCTGGCCATCCTTCTGTGAACTCTTTAACAGTTCACGTCCCCTCCTCAGGGCAACTGTGTGACTCTCAACTGTCACACTGTTAATGGATGAACTGGAGAGTTGGCTGAAACGTTAGACGTGCTGAGTTGTGCCACCGATCAAACCGCTCCCTGCCCTGGGTCGTGGGAGATAAGGTCACAACAGGATTATCACCTTTCTGCTGGTGCCCTTCgactgttttgtttcagttgGAATAGATAAAAGTGTATGTCACGCACACATTTTCAGAAGCATAACAATTTTGTATTGGGAAAGAATTCACCAGTGAGCTAAGAGAAATTCCCAATGTTATGCATGTTTATATTTGTCTGGACATTTATGCAGCATAGATGTGGTAAATagagtaaaaataaagaaaagaatatgaagggtttaaaatgaaataaatactttGTCGTACACATTGTTGGGTTGCCTCGTTTTTACCTCTCCAAGCTCCTTCCATCCCTTTTCTTAAGTCAGTCATGGGCAACCgtcaaccaatcagatcaacAAACCACACAAGATCTCTTGCCGAAGCCAGTGTGGAGAAGTGTCGATGCAGAACACTCTCCAGGTCAGACATAAGTGATGGCTCAGCTGTAggatctgctgctgttgtcatcACATGAGCAGTTTCTCATGGCTGCCTTATGGCACGTAGCTTGGAGCCAGACAAGATGGATATTTGGTGGTGATCTCATGAATCCAGCTGCCGTGCAAGGTCACCGCACAGAACTCTGCAGACCACCTCCAGTGCTGATTTAAATACACGATCAGATCTATGCATCCTGGGCGGGTGTACAGCTGTAACAATACCGAAATGTAAACCAATCAGAAGAGCCTAACAGCACTGCCAGTTGAGCTGGGCTCCCCAATGTGTGGTTTTCAGTGAAGGATGGATAAACCCATAGGATTCACCACCTATAGCAGCTGGAGTGAATCATCTCTCTTGCAGAGCTGAATGTCTTCGCTGCCTCAAGCATTTGATCCTCGAAGTGGCAGAACACAAAGGAGTTCATTAGCCTATCCATGGCTTCCCTTTAGCCGGGGCCGTGTTCCAACCACTCTGCATTCAAATTGAAAGGGAAATCCATTGAAACACTAATTCGCCTTCCTGACTGTAGGCCCACAAATGGGGACCTTTAGAAAATAGCTGTATAAATCTCCGGGTCAATTTGCAGGGGTCGGCGCATAAGCCGAGGCTCTGCTCAGAAGAGAAGACGCTATTGACTGAACACGTTGCCAATGAGCTCTTGATCACGACTCATAAAACCCTCATTAGAATTAACTAGCTATTGGGAGGCATTCTGCTGTTCCAGGACCAAGCAATCACGACACAGACGGTCCAACACCCAGCCACATCTCTCTGACTCACAACCATAAAGTTTATGGGAGACACCTGACTGAAAGTTACAGGGTGTTCTCGGACGTATAATTTAAAGCACCATCATCAAATTTTCAGCTACGTGCTAAATACTTGAGGGGGAACTCATGTGATTCTCTGACAAGCTGCGAGCTACAATTTGTGACCAGTTTCAGGCATCAGCCTTATTTTAGggctttttatttctctcctctgtagCTGACTGTCAGATGTGTGGATGCTGTTGCTGCCAGCAGAGCACCTCTGTGTTAAAATCCAGCTGGATCACGGTGTTCTGCTCTGGCTGACCACATTTAATGTGTGAGCAACTGAACAGGGGAGAAATGGaaagtgagacagagggagatgttCGAGTCTGCGTAAATCTCCTTTACCATAACTTTCAAGGTTACTCCGACAACGCCATGCAGTCCTCTCACGGTGTGTGTGAACAACGCTGGTCATTTTTCTACTCACTTTTCAGTGCTTTAAAGTGGGCTTGAGACTGATCACATCAGTATATAGTGTTGTGCTACTTTCATTTTACAATCTACCCTCACAAGCATGGCTGGATTCATTTATTGGGGTTGGGGGCGAACATTTTCTATTGAGCCCCCAGTTTCCTCACACCCCGGCTACTGTAGGAATATGCACCAAATGAGCAAGAGTGTAACAAAAATCATTTAGATTAGCATGAACGGTCATTTTTGACCTTGCAATCCCAGCTCCAGGTGGGCTGTGCCATATCACATAGTAGTCTTCACTACTGGACTCAACGACTGTTCATGACAACTGAACTGACTCCATCCCTTGATGAAGATTCTTATAcggtcaaaagctccagaaaaaaaaacatggaagtGGACCTTaaacagggattttaaaaaTAGTAATGGTGATGAATCTAGATTCCATATTGGACCCCTCCACAAATGACCAAAAATCAAGGGACCCACTGTAAAGCTGGAGCTTTTGGGCCCCCCGGGGCCTTGTGGCAGTTACCCACTTTGATCAGGTGATAATCCAGCCTTGCTCACAAGCTTTCTAGGGTCTGGTTTTTCCCTTCAGAGTTTATTCAGTTTTTACAGAAGGCTGTACTGTTTCCATTTCTTTAAGGCATACGTCATTTGAAACACTTATCCACTTAGCTTAAAGACTGGGAACAGCTATAAACAGCTAACGTGTCCAACGTAGTAAAATCAACCTTTAAAGCTTAATTAGCACCGTTAAT
The sequence above is a segment of the Pempheris klunzingeri isolate RE-2024b chromosome 23, fPemKlu1.hap1, whole genome shotgun sequence genome. Coding sequences within it:
- the tmem256 gene encoding transmembrane protein 256; its protein translation is MTASVIVRRLAALSGASAVAAGAYGAHGFKNSDPDDYRVVLFETANKYHFYHSLALLGAAHSGKPAVAGTLLVAGMGMFCGSLYHQALTGDPGLRKVAPMGGVAMIVGWLAILL